The window TCTTTTTGGTTTGATGTAAAGTTACAGGCTCAGAAACTTTCAAATGTTAAGCTTAGAAAAAATTCAAGGTAGAAAGAACTACAGGTCTATTTTTGTAACATGCAACAATCTCCAAAAGTTACCATTATAGGTGCCGGTGTTAGCGGTTTATGCGCAGCCATCGCTCTTAAAAATGCCGGAATCACGGCACAAATAATTGAGGCTCAATCCAGCCTAGGCGGTAGGGTACAAACTACTTTAAAAGATAATTTAATCTTAGACCATGGATTCCAAGTACTGCTAGACAGCTATCCTGCGGCACAGAAATACCTTGACCTAAAGACGCTTGACCTTGTCAAATTTGCTCCAGGCGCAATTATCTATAAAGGTGGAAAATCCACTAAAGTTGGGGATCCTACAAGAGATGCGAGTTTCCTATGGGCCACTGCATTTTCTAGCATAGGTAGTATTAAGGATAAGTTGAAGATGTTTTCGCTTTCGCGAAAGCTGAAACAAAAAAGTCTGAAATCCATATTTGAAGCTAAGGAAATAAGCACTTTAGAATACCTAAAGCAAGAAGGTTTTTCAGAAAAAATCATAGAAAACTTTTTCAAACCTTTTTATGCTGGAATTTTTTTAGAAACCGAATTATCCACCAGCAGCCGAATGTTTGAATTTGTGTTCAAAATGTTTTCAGAGGGCTCTGCTACACTGCCATCAACGGGAATTGCTGCCATCTCTATACAGTTGGCACGCCAGTTAGAAGAGGGCCAGATTCAATTAAACAGTTCAGCTTCTAGGGTTCAAGGTTCAAAAATTACCATGGATGATGGAACCCAAGTTCATTCAGATTACACAATCATCGCAGGACAAGCAGATCGATTGATTCCTAATTTACCTATATCTAATTTGCAATGGCATGAAGTAACAGTGCTCTATTTCAAAACCAATCATAAAGGGTTTGGCAAACCTATTATAGGTTTAGTAGCTGATAAGGGTACTTTAACTAACAACTTCCATTTTCTACAAGATCTTTTTAAAGGTCATGATAATGTGATCAGCGTTTCAGTGGTAAAAGCGCATGAGCATGAAGAGCATGAGTTGGCAGCAAGAGTGCGTATGGAGCTAAAAGAATACTGCCATATAGATTTAGGGGAAGTGATTGAGGTAAAAAAGATCAAAAAAGCCCTCCCTAATTTGAGAAACATCAATTATTGTATGGAATCTACAGAAACTCAATTAACGGACCATATTTATCTGGCCGGCGATCATTTAAGTAACGGCTCCCTTAACGCTGCAATGCTTAATGGGGAAGTAGCTGCGCAAGCCGTGATCGATAAAATCGAAGGGAAAGTTCTGGTCGGGTGAGGTAATCAACACAAGCCGATGATACCGAAACGAATCATGAAAACTGTATTTTCCTGTCTCTAATTTATTTGACCATTATTGTGGGTAAATAATTTCTTTAAATTTTAAGACAAATAAAAAATCCAGAAAACTCCTCTCTATAAAGCTTCTGGATTTAGTTAATTACCGTAAAATATGGATGGTTACTTTTTAATCAAGCCAATTTCTACAAGTCGTTGGTGTAAAAATTCGCCAGCAGTAATATCTTCATATTCCTTAGGGTGATTATCATCTACACATTCGTCTAGACAATCTAACTTCATATCACTTCTAGGGTGTAAGAAAAATGGTATCGAATATCGGTGTGTGTGCCACAATTCTCTAGGTGGGTTGACAACACGGTGAATGGTAGATCTCAACTTATTATTAGTATGTCTTTGCAGCATATCACCTACATTAATTACCAATTCGTCTTTTTGAGCGATAGCATCCAGCCACTGCCCATCACGACGTTGTACTTGTAAACCTGGAGCACTCGCACCCATCAACAAAGTAATCAAATTAATGTCTCCATGTGCTCCAGCTCTAACGGCATTTTCAGGTTCACTTGTAATAGGCGGATAGTGAATAGGGCGCAGGATAGAGTTTCCATTACTTGCCCAGTGGTCAAAATAATTTTCTTGAAGTCCTATGTGCAAGGCCAGCGCACGTAGCACGTATATACCTGTTTTTTCTAACATGCGGTAGGCCTCCATTCCAGTTTCATTAAAATCTGGAAGCTCTTTTACTACAACATTTTCTGGATAAGTTTCTGTCAATTCAGCATCATTGCTAGGCTCCTGACCAAAATGCCAGAACTCTTTCAAGTCGCCTTCTTTTTTGCCCTTTGCGTGCTCTTTCCCGAAGGATACATAGCCACGTTGTCCACCTAATTCTGGACGTTCATAAGATTTTTTAGTTTCCACAGGCAGTTGAAAGAACTTCTCCACCTCAGTATATAATTTTTCTTCTAAATCATCAGATAGAAAGTGGTTTTTAAGCGCCACAAATCCTATTTCTTCATAGGCTTTTCCTATCTCATCAATAAATTTCTTTTTCTTTTTAGGATCCTCGCTTAAAAAATCAGCGAGATCTACACTTGGTATATTTTGCATGATGACACTATAATTTTAAAATTCAAACTTACCTCACTTGATCTTGATTAGGTGTGTAAGAGTAAGTGCTGAACACATTATTAAATAGAGTTTAAAGATAAGATTCTTTAGCATTGGAAGAACATAGTTGACGTCAAACTTATGATATTATTCTACATTTGATCCACTAACATAGACCTTCAAATTGCTTATGTCTTCCTTATCAATCCCAGATTCTATAAAACAAGAAACTTCTATTAAGCTATTCAAAGCAATGCTGTTGCCTCGATTAGTGGAAGAAAAGATGTTGATCTTATTGCGCCAAGGTCGCATTTCTAAATGGTTCTCAGGAATTGGGCAAGAAGCCATCTCTATCGGTGTAACCATGGCCATGGAAGAAGAGGAATACATCCTGCCTATGCATCGCAACTTGGGTGTTTTTACCTGTAGGAACATACCCTTATGGAAGCTGTTTGCTCAATGGCAAGGAAAAACAGATGGGTTTACTAAAGGACGCGATCGCAGTTTTCATTTTGGGACTCAAGAGTATAAGATTATAGGAATGATTTCTCATCTAGGTCCCCAACTAGGTGTTGCTGATGGTATTGCACTAGCACAAAAATTGAAAAAGACTAAAAAAGCAACTGTGGTTTTCACGGGTGAGGGTGGAACCAGTGAAGGTGATTTTCATGAAGCACTCAATGTTGCTAGTGTCTGGGATTTACCTGTACTTTTTTGCATTGAAAATAACGGTTATGGACTTAGTACTCCTACAAGCGAGCAGTACCGCTGTAAAGATCTTGCCGACCGTGGCATAGGCTACGGGATAGAATCCCATATTATAGATGGAAATAATATTGTAGAAGTCTATTCTAAGATCAAAGACATTTTAGAAGAAATGCGGGAACAACCACGACCCGTATTGGTTGAGTTTAAAACTTTTCGCCTGCGTGGTCATGAAGAGGCAAGTGGTACTAAATATGTGCCCGATGAACTTACCGCATATTGGGAAGCGAGAGATCCTGTCGAGCTCATGAAACAAGCACTTTTGGATAAAAAATGGATATCAGATGAAGATATCGATCGATGGTCGCAGGAATTTAAAAATACCATTAATGAAGATTTAGAGATCGCTTTCGCGAAAGCGAAACCCACGTCATCAATTGAACAAGAATTGGCTGACGTTTATAAACCAAACACTATTAAATACCCGGCATTACCTGAAGCCACCCAAAACATACGTTTTGTGGATGCCATTCATGAAGGACTAAAAGGCGCAATGCGCAAGCATGAAGATTTAGTAATTATGGGTCAAGATGTGGCAGAATATGGAGGAGTTTTCAAAATAACGGATGGCTTCTTGGAGGAGTTTAGTGCAGACCGTGTGAGAAACACACCTATATGTGAAAGTGCTATTGTAGAAGCTGGCATGGGACTCAGTATCGCTGGAATGAAAGCGGTAGTAGAGATGCAGTTTGCTGATTTTGTAAGCAGTGGCTTTAACCCCATTGTAAACTATCTCGCAAAATCATATTACCGTTGGGGACAGCAAGCTGACGTTGTCATACGCATGCCATGTGGCGCCGGTGTTGGTGCTGGACCTTTCCACTCCCAGACTAACGAGTCCTGGTTCTATACCATTCCGGGATTGAAAATTGTCTATCCAGCGTTTCCAGAAGATGCTAAAGGTTTACTAGCCGCCGCCATTGACGATCCTAATCCAGTACTGTTTTTTGAACACAAAGCCTTGTATAGATCTGTATATGGAGAAGTTCCAGTGGAAGATTATGGGATTGAGTTGGGTAAATCACGACTTGTCAGAGAAGGAAAAGATCTTAGCATTATAACTTACGGTGCAGGAGTCCATTGGGCATGTCAGTTAAACGATGAACTAATGTTAAGTATTGACATTATCGACTTGCGAACTTTAGTACCCTTAGATAAAGAATCCATTATAAAAAGCATTCAAAAAACAGGAAAAGCATTGGTGTTGACTGAGGATAATTTGACAGGAAGCATCGCTAGCGATATTGCATCAATGATAGGTCACGACTGCTTTGAGCAGTTAGACGCACCTGTGGTAAGAGTAGGAAGTATAGATACACCTATACCATTTCACCAAGATTTAGAGCGTAGGTATCTACCCATAAATAGACTTAGAGATGCGATAAAAAGTTTGCTAGAATATTAGCTAGTAAGCACTTAATTTTTTTAAATTTGAAACACCCCTCAAAACTAAATTCTACTATTATGAAATTCATGGATGAAGCGGACAATTTTAGATACGTCCTTTGGTTCTTGACCGGCTTGTTTGCAATATTAGTTTTCTTTGGACCTAGTGAGGGAACTCTCGGTTTGACGGGTAGATTGTTATTTGGTTTGTTCTCAAGTCTTTTAGTTATTTATTTGATTTTGAAGTTCATTCAAAAGAAGTATTACTCGCGAAAGGTAGAAGAGTCTCAATCTTAACTTTTATAATTCTTCAATAGCGACTTTCCGCTTCTATCTTTGAGAAGTGGATACAAACTTTGATATTATCATAGCAGGCGGTGGACTTTCTGGTCTTTGGGCTGCCATAGAACTCGGCGGGAGTTATAATGTTTTAATGCTTGATCTTGATACGTACCCCAGACACAAAATGTGTGGCGAGTATCTTAGCGCAGAAATCTCCGATTTATTACAATCTAAAGGCATCAACCTGAGCAAATTATCGGACGTTCACATTGATAACTTTCAAATTTCATTACACAACGGCAAACGCATTTCAAGTAGACTTCCTTTGGGTGGTTATGGTATTTCTAGGTTTTATTTGGATAACGAACTTTTCAAAAAAGCAAGTGAGACTTGCACTATTAAAAAAGAACGAGTCGTAGAAATTTACGATGATCAAGAAATTCAAAAAGTAATTACAAATGAGTCTTCCTATACCTGTAAACAAGTAATTGTTGCCACAGGAAAACGCTCTCAACTGGACCGCCAGTTGAAAAGAGAGTTCATGCAAACCAAATCAGAATGGCTAGCGGTGAAGATGCACTATGATTATGAATTCCCTACAGATCGCGTAGAGTTACATAATTTTGACGGTGGTTATGCTGGTCTTTCTAAAACCGAATCTGGAGCGGTCAATTTATGTTATCTGACTAGTTTTAGATCCTTCAAGCGTTACAAGGATGTCGCCGTTTTTCAAGAAAAAGTTTTGAGTGCTAACCCTCACCTCAAAGTTTTTTTTGAGAAAGCAGTTCCCTTATGGAAAAAGCCGATTACCATATCGCAAATTTCTTTCGGAGCTAAAAAGCAAGGCGCACACCAACTTTTATTTATTGGAGATTGTGCGGGATTAATACATCCCTTATGTGGAAACGGTATGGCCATGGCAATACATAGCGCACACATCGCTGTTAGTGCTATTGATGAGTACTTAAACGGACGTCTCAACAGGAAACAGATGATCCAGCGATACAATAAAAACTGGCGTTCTACTTTTAGCTCACGCATGCTCATGGGACGCTGCATGCAAGCGATTTTAATACATCCAGGAATTACTCGAGTAATGTATAATATATTACACCGACTCCCTTTCTTGATGCCTAAGATTATCAAAAAAACCCACGGTAAACCAGTTCAGTCTTGAGATTTCAGTCCCATCGCCGCAATACGGAAGCCGAATGGATGGATGATCCATTACTAGACCCCATAATTTTAGATCAGGCGGTAGCAGACATCAACACGGTAAATCACCTATTAGGCGGCTACAAATTCACAAAGGCGGCTGTCCAACAAGTAATTAATGAAAACCCACAGGAATCGTATAAGATCATCGATTTTGGCTGTAGTGATGGCGCGATGCTCCGGTATTTAGCACAGGAATTACCGCAAGAGCAACTGGATCTATTGGGAGTGGATTTAAGCCCTAGATCGATCCAACAAGCTCAAGAAAAGAGCAGGGATTTTGAACGTATTCGCTTTCGCGAAAGCGATATTTTCAAAACACCCGTGCAAGATTTGAAGTGTGACATACTTTTAGTGACATTGACACTACATCATTTTGCGGAAGAAGAGGTATTGAGGTTTCTAAAACGATTTCAAGAAATGGCAGGTATAGCAATCATCATCAATGACTTGCATAGAAGCCCAATTGCCTATAACTTCTTTAAAATATTTAGTCCTATTTTTATAAAGAATGAGATTTCCATGCATGATGGATTAATCTCCATTGCCTCTGGTTTTAAGCGATCTGATTTTAAGCGATACGCAAAACAACTGGAGATCATTAATGACCGATTGACATGGAAGTGGTCGTTCCGTTTTATCTGGATCATACCCACACATGAGCGTAACAATTAAAAGCGTTGCCACAGTAACGCCTCAATATTCTAAACAAACGTCTGAAATTCTTCCATTCGTTGAAACCTGGTTAGCAGATCAAGACGAGCGCCTGCGCCGCAAAACCATTAAGATTTTTGAAGGTGCTGCAGTAGATAAACGATATTCC of the Nonlabens marinus S1-08 genome contains:
- a CDS encoding FAD-dependent oxidoreductase; protein product: MQQSPKVTIIGAGVSGLCAAIALKNAGITAQIIEAQSSLGGRVQTTLKDNLILDHGFQVLLDSYPAAQKYLDLKTLDLVKFAPGAIIYKGGKSTKVGDPTRDASFLWATAFSSIGSIKDKLKMFSLSRKLKQKSLKSIFEAKEISTLEYLKQEGFSEKIIENFFKPFYAGIFLETELSTSSRMFEFVFKMFSEGSATLPSTGIAAISIQLARQLEEGQIQLNSSASRVQGSKITMDDGTQVHSDYTIIAGQADRLIPNLPISNLQWHEVTVLYFKTNHKGFGKPIIGLVADKGTLTNNFHFLQDLFKGHDNVISVSVVKAHEHEEHELAARVRMELKEYCHIDLGEVIEVKKIKKALPNLRNINYCMESTETQLTDHIYLAGDHLSNGSLNAAMLNGEVAAQAVIDKIEGKVLVG
- a CDS encoding isopenicillin N synthase family dioxygenase; its protein translation is MQNIPSVDLADFLSEDPKKKKKFIDEIGKAYEEIGFVALKNHFLSDDLEEKLYTEVEKFFQLPVETKKSYERPELGGQRGYVSFGKEHAKGKKEGDLKEFWHFGQEPSNDAELTETYPENVVVKELPDFNETGMEAYRMLEKTGIYVLRALALHIGLQENYFDHWASNGNSILRPIHYPPITSEPENAVRAGAHGDINLITLLMGASAPGLQVQRRDGQWLDAIAQKDELVINVGDMLQRHTNNKLRSTIHRVVNPPRELWHTHRYSIPFFLHPRSDMKLDCLDECVDDNHPKEYEDITAGEFLHQRLVEIGLIKK
- a CDS encoding alpha-ketoacid dehydrogenase subunit alpha/beta, which produces MSSLSIPDSIKQETSIKLFKAMLLPRLVEEKMLILLRQGRISKWFSGIGQEAISIGVTMAMEEEEYILPMHRNLGVFTCRNIPLWKLFAQWQGKTDGFTKGRDRSFHFGTQEYKIIGMISHLGPQLGVADGIALAQKLKKTKKATVVFTGEGGTSEGDFHEALNVASVWDLPVLFCIENNGYGLSTPTSEQYRCKDLADRGIGYGIESHIIDGNNIVEVYSKIKDILEEMREQPRPVLVEFKTFRLRGHEEASGTKYVPDELTAYWEARDPVELMKQALLDKKWISDEDIDRWSQEFKNTINEDLEIAFAKAKPTSSIEQELADVYKPNTIKYPALPEATQNIRFVDAIHEGLKGAMRKHEDLVIMGQDVAEYGGVFKITDGFLEEFSADRVRNTPICESAIVEAGMGLSIAGMKAVVEMQFADFVSSGFNPIVNYLAKSYYRWGQQADVVIRMPCGAGVGAGPFHSQTNESWFYTIPGLKIVYPAFPEDAKGLLAAAIDDPNPVLFFEHKALYRSVYGEVPVEDYGIELGKSRLVREGKDLSIITYGAGVHWACQLNDELMLSIDIIDLRTLVPLDKESIIKSIQKTGKALVLTEDNLTGSIASDIASMIGHDCFEQLDAPVVRVGSIDTPIPFHQDLERRYLPINRLRDAIKSLLEY
- a CDS encoding NAD(P)/FAD-dependent oxidoreductase; this translates as MDTNFDIIIAGGGLSGLWAAIELGGSYNVLMLDLDTYPRHKMCGEYLSAEISDLLQSKGINLSKLSDVHIDNFQISLHNGKRISSRLPLGGYGISRFYLDNELFKKASETCTIKKERVVEIYDDQEIQKVITNESSYTCKQVIVATGKRSQLDRQLKREFMQTKSEWLAVKMHYDYEFPTDRVELHNFDGGYAGLSKTESGAVNLCYLTSFRSFKRYKDVAVFQEKVLSANPHLKVFFEKAVPLWKKPITISQISFGAKKQGAHQLLFIGDCAGLIHPLCGNGMAMAIHSAHIAVSAIDEYLNGRLNRKQMIQRYNKNWRSTFSSRMLMGRCMQAILIHPGITRVMYNILHRLPFLMPKIIKKTHGKPVQS
- a CDS encoding methyltransferase domain-containing protein, whose product is MRFQSHRRNTEAEWMDDPLLDPIILDQAVADINTVNHLLGGYKFTKAAVQQVINENPQESYKIIDFGCSDGAMLRYLAQELPQEQLDLLGVDLSPRSIQQAQEKSRDFERIRFRESDIFKTPVQDLKCDILLVTLTLHHFAEEEVLRFLKRFQEMAGIAIIINDLHRSPIAYNFFKIFSPIFIKNEISMHDGLISIASGFKRSDFKRYAKQLEIINDRLTWKWSFRFIWIIPTHERNN